From the genome of Gemmatimonadota bacterium:
CGCCTCCACGTCGCCGCCTTCGCCTTCCCCTACACCATTCCCTACCACATCGTACACGGGAATGGGACCATGCCCATGTCGCTTCACGGCCTGGACGCCCACTACAACCAGTGGGTGGGTGACGTCATCAAGGGCGGCAAGATGCCCTACGAGGACGGTTGCCTCCGCGTTCCCGAAGGACCCGGCCTGGGGGTGGAACTCGATCACGACCTGCTCGACGAATACCGGTGGACGGAAGAGAAGCAGGATCTGCACACCCGCCACATCGAGGCAATCCGGGCGAACCATCTCGACCGGCTGGGCTGGCGCAAGGACCGGCTGGGCTGGCTGCGGTAGACGAGCCGCGCTACCAGGCCGACCGCGCCGCCGTGCCGACCGCCAGCCTTCCACGCGCCACCAGCCTTCCACGCGGCCGTCCCCTCAGTCCTTCCGCAACCCGCCAACTCTCCACAGTACGCTGACTACCCCCAGGCTGGCGATCCCGCCGCAAACCGTGAGGGCCAGGGGCGCGCCCGCGACCGCGGCCAGTCCGCCGACGAGCAGGCGGCCGGGCGGACCGCCGCCGATGGCGAGGACAAGGAGGCCCATGACCCGGGGCCGCATGGCGTCGCTGGACGTGCGGAGGACGATGGAGGACTGCATGATACCGAACCCGGTCTGCCCGACGCCCACCAGGATCAACATGATGAGCGAAAGCGGGAAGGACGTCGACAGGGCGAAGACCAGCGTGGCCAGGGCGTTCACAAGGGAACTGATGGTGAAGACCATGCCGTCGCGGTAGTGTTGACCCAGCCGGTCGATTAGGGCGATGCCGAGGATGGAGCCGATGCCGGTGCCCGCGCCGAGGATGCCCAGTTCCAGGGGGCCGAGGAAGAGGACGTCCCGGACGAAGACGGGCAGCAGGACCTGGTAGGAGAAGGCGAAGGCGTTCATGATGAAAGTGATGATCAGCACGCCCGAGATCCTGGGATGCCGGCGGGAATACCGGTAGCCGAGGAGCAGGTCCTTCATGGGACCGAGCCGGCCCTTCTTCCGGCCCTTCCGGTCCGTAGCGGCGGAGAGCCGGACGATCACGACGATCTGGACGACCTGCAGGAGGAAGAGGGCCAGGAAGCCGCCCTTCGTCCCGGCGAACTCGAGCAGGACGCCGCTCATGAGCGGCCCGATCAGCCGGGAGATGTTCTGGGGCACCGTCTCCAGCACCATGGCGTCTGTCGTCCGGTCCTTGCCCACCAGGTCCGGGATAAGCGCCCGGCGGCAGGACCAGTCGTAGGCGCTGCCCAGGCCGATCAGGACGGAGCCGATGACGACGTGCCAGAAGGCCAGGTGGCCGAGCAGGGCGAGGACCCAGAAGAGGCCGATGACGATGCAGTTGATGAACTGGGCGTTGACGATCAGCCGGCGGTAGCTCACGTACCGGACCACCGTGCTGAAGAAGGGGCCGAAGAGCATGAACGGCGCCATGCGGCAGAAGCTGACCAGCGCCACCATGCCGGCCGAGTCGGTCATTTCCAGCACGACCCAGCCGACGATCAGTTCGTCCATCCAGCGCGTCTGCCACCAGATGCTGCTGGATATCCAGAGGTTACGGAAGTCGGGTATGGAAAGCAGGCGGGCCGCTTTCCAGCGTGAGCCGAGCCGGACGAACATGGACGCCCTGTGGAAAATCCTGTTGACGGGCAGGTGGGACCATCTATATTCCGATTTATCTGAACGATCGGCACCACCGATAACCGGATCTCCTCGTCGTCTGCCGACAATCCGGTCCGCGGTGATTCTGGGACAAGAAAGCCTTTCTATCGGCCACAGTCAAGCGTTCCGCATACCCTTTCGAACGCCGTGATCACGCCTGCTCGAAATATGGGAGTGCCGTCATGAGCGACGGGCTTCGCATCCTGTCCATCGGTGCGCATCCGGCCGACATATTCGACCAGTCGGGCGGCGCCATGGCCCATCACACCGCCCGCGGGGACTGGGTGGGATGCGTCGTGCTGACTCACGGCGCCCGCGTGCACGACAAGGTCATCAGCGACGACATGTTCCACGCGGATGAGGTGCCGGACGGGGACACCCTGAAGCGGATGATGGCGGAACGGTCCGACGTAAAGGCGGAAGAGGTGAAATCGGCGTGCCGCGCCCTCGGCGTGGAGGACGTCTATTTCATGGGCGTGGATGATGCCGTGCTTCTGCCGGACCGGCCGATCGTGCGCCAGCTCGCCAGCCTGTTGCGGGAACTGAAGCCGGATATCATCCTCACGCATTTTCCCGACGAGGGCGGCGGCACCTGGAACCCCCACGCCGTGGCCGGACGGATCGTCATGCTCGCCATGGGGCTGGCCGGCTCCGTCGACCCGGGCGACCGGCGTCCTCCCCACCAGGTGGCCCAGGTGTTCTACTGGGGCTGCGGCGGGGCGAGTCTTCCCAGGAACGTCTGGGACGCCCGCGGCGGGTACTACAACGACGTCTTCATCGACATCACGGACGTGGTCGACAAGAAACTGGCCGCGCTGGACGCCCTGGTGAGCCAGGGCTACGGCGGCGCATACGCGCGCAAGCGCATCGAGACGTCCGACGGGGCCTTCGGAAGCGCGGGCCACGTCGCCTACGCCGAGGGGTTCATTACGCTCAATGCCGAAACCCACTACTACTTCCCCGTCTCGTCCTACGCCCTCGAACGGGCCCGCCGATCGGACCACGAGAACATCGAGAAAGTCAGTTACAAGTACGAAGCGTGAAAGTACAGGTCAGCCACAAATACGAAGCGCGAAGGAGATTGCCATGCAGCGGGTCGGGTTCATTTTGAAAGTCAAGGAAGACATGATCGAAGGCTACAAGAAGCACCACCGGGAGGTCTGGCCCGAGATGCTGGAGGCGTTGCAAGACGCGGGCTGGCGCAACTACTCGCTGTTCATGCGCGAGGACGGGCTGCTCTTCGGATACTGCGAGACCCCGGATTTCGAGAAGGCGCTGGCCAGGATGGCGGAGACGGACGTCAACGCGCGCTGGCAGGAGTTCATGGCACCCTATTTCGAGAACCTCGGCGGTAAGCACGCCGACGAGAATATGGTGCCGCTGGAGCAGGTTTTCTACCTGGAATGACAGGTAAAGCGCGCCCCCTGCGCGCAGGGTAACAAGGGTAAACAAGACCACTTGGACACCACCACCCTCGATACGCCCGTCCTGACGCAAGACGAAAAGCGGTTGATCCGGGACATCACCGATTCGCTGAAGGAATGCAGGAATCCCGACGCCGCGCACCTCGACCAGGCGATCTGCGAGTCCATCGCCCGGTTGAGCGACCTGGCCAGGGTCATGAACGCCTATCCCTCCCTGCTGGAGAGCCAGTCCCTCGGCCAGCAGCGGCGGGATGCCGCTTCCCTCATCGAGGCGCTGTCCAACGCCACGCTCTTCACCGTCGACATGCTGCTTCCCATGCGGGCCGCGGTCGGGCAGGTGTACGTCATGGCGCGGCTGAACCTGTTCCGTCTCCTGCACCAGGTGGTCCAGGAGGCGCTGGGCGGCCGGGACGAATTCACGGCCGTGGAAGACGCCATCGGCGCCCGGATTAGCCAGAGCATCCACAACAAGGTGATCGAATCGCTGCTGATCGCCATCGTCTGCGACGACAGCCTCGGCCGCGCGGTCCGCATCAAGGCGGCCACCGCCCTGACCCACCTTTGGGAGGACCGGTTCTCCCGGCGGATCGAAGCCTTCCTGCCCGTCCTCGAAACCACCTGGGAAGCCCGGCGGCAGACGACCGTTCAGCTGGGCACCCTCATGGGGGTTTCCGAGGTATTCGCCCTGATGCGCGCGGGCGGCGACATCCGGTTCCTCGACTATTTCTCCAGGAAGACCTGTCCGCCGGAGGAACTGCAGGCCTTTCGAGAATTCCTCTTCAGCGTGTCCACCGAGGAACTCGAATCCCTGGGCGACAAACTGAAAGAGGGGCAACACAGGGCGTCGTATCCGGGCGTCGACACCACCCTGTCCCTGTCGCCCACCTATCTCTACGACCATACGGCCACCGACTTCGTCACCCAGCTCTACCTGTTCTTCGTCAAGCGCCACCTCGAAGCCCACGCGCGGCGGATCCGAAACCTACCCGGTCCCAAGCGTACGGCCGAAGAATACGTCATGGTCTATTTCCTGGAACAGTCCTGCACGATGGACAGCGACCGGGTCGACGGCAGAAAGGACGATACGCAGTGATCAAACTCGGTTGCATGTCCTTGAGTTACGGCCACGCCATTTCCGAAGGCCGCATGGACCTGTTCGAATTCATCGACCACGTCCGTGAAATGGGACTCGACGGGATCGACATCCATACCCGGGCGCTGGAATCGGAAGATGACGCGTACCTGCGGGACGTGCGCATGCGGTGCCTGCAGCGGGGGCTTGCCATCTCCTACCTGGGCATCAGCAACAACTTCGGGAAGCCGCCCGGGGAGATCGCCGCCGAAATACAGATGGTCAAGCACTGGATCGACGTGGCCGCGCGGCTGAACGTGCCCCTGGTCCGGATCTTCGCGGCCTGGGACCGGGAGGACACGCCCGCGCGCGTCACCTGGTCCCGGATGATCTACGGCATCTCCGAGGTGGTGGATCACGGAGCCGCCCGGGGCGTGGCCGTGGGGCTTCACAACCACAATCACGGCTGCGTGACCCGCACCGGCGACGACGTCGTGCGCATCCTGAACCAGGTGGATCGCCCCACGTTCACCCATATCCTCGACACGGGCCAGTACGCCGGGTCGCCGGGCGCTTCGGGCAGCAGGGGCAACCCGGACCCCGCCTACGATTTCTACGGCAGCATGGAGAAGAGCGCGCCGTACGCGGCGCACGTCCGGGCGAAGTTCTACCGCATCCAGTCCGGCGAGGAAGAGTGGCTGGACTATCCCCGCATACTGGGGATCCTGAAGCAGGTCGGTTTCAATGGCTGGATGTCGGTCGTCTACGAAGGGCAGGACGTCGAAGCCGAGGAGATCGCGGTACCCAAGGCCGTCGCCTACCTGCGGCGCCTTCTCGCCGAAAACGGCATGTGAGGCTTAGAAAGCAGCGAGGTGATGTGCAGGCAGGAATCGGGGTTCAGTTCCACCGAGATGCTGCGGCGCCCCAGCGCGCGCGCGGCCAGGGCGATCGTGCCCTGCCCGGCAAAGGGGTCCAGGACCGTCTCGCCCGCGTATGACCAGAGGCGGACCAGGCGCCTGTAGGGATGTTCCAGGTTATCGTCGGGCGTCCAGACGGCCTGGCGGCCCGCCCGCCATGCTGAAGCGGGTACTCCGCTTTCTTCCACGACGCCAGGCGCCGGCGCTTCGGACTCGCCGGGCTTCCGGTAGGCCAGGATGGTCTCGGCGTGCACCTTGGGCCGGCATCCGAGCGGAACGCGGGCATCCGCCGGTTCCTCCCGCACCGCCTTCCCCGGTTCGAACCAGTACCACGTGGCTTCGTACTGAAATCCCGCCTCCTGGAGACCGCGGTGCGTATCCGCCGCGAGGGCGACCGGTTCATTCCGCCAAAGCAGGTCGGCGATCCATACGATCATCGCCCTACCGGGCATAAGGCACCGGTGGCACTGCGCCCACACCTCGGAGAGCGAGGCCAGGAAGTCCGGATAGGTCTGGCCGAAACCGATCTGGTCCGGGTGGCCGTAGTCGCCGCTCTCCCACCAGGGCGGACAGGTCAGGACCAGGCCGGCGCACCCGTCGGGGATCGGGTCCATCCTGCGCGCGTCGCCCAGCCAGAGCTGGACCTGGTCGTCATCGTGGTAAAGGCGCATTGCGGAAAGTGTTCCGTACGGAAGAGGTCGGGCTCACTTTTTGGCCGCGGGCTGACCGAGACGTGAGGCTGGCGGAACGCGAAGGCTGGCGGCGGCCTTCACCGCCGCATCAAGCTTCGGGCCAGATTTCGGCCAGGGCGCTTGAAATGATCACGGGACTGGGGCCGTCCACCCGGAAGCACTCCTCCGCCGACAGGGCTTCGTCCATGAGCCCGCCCGTCATGGACCGGGGCCAGCCGAACCACCGGTAGACCGCCTTCTCGTCGACGGCCCCGGCGGACTCCACGGCGCCCACGAGCAGGCTGCGCATGGCATGACGGCGGGTCAGGGAAACGGCTTCCCTCGCCGTCTCGTCGGGCACCCATCGCTTCGTCAGTTCCCATACGCACGAAGCAGCGTCATGGACGTTCCTTCCAGGCTGTCCGGACCGTCCGGGTACGATCAACCACAGCTTCTCGAGTTCCAGCAACGCCTTGCGGAAAGTCCGCCCGTCCATGGGGACGGATCCGGCGAGCCGGTCCCGCAGCGCCCGGACCGTGGCCGGTCCGTCCCGTTCGATGCAGTCGGCCAGGCGGAACGCCGCCGGGGAGATCCGGTTGCGCTCCCGGGCGCCCTGGAAGCCTTCCCCTTCCATGGCCAGCAGGGCCGCCCAGTGCTTCCGAGCGACCAGCGTGGGTCTGCGTTTCACGAAGGTGCCGAACAGGCAGGGAACGGCTTCGGGCAGGTCGCTCAGCCAGATGCTGGCGATGCCCTGTCCCGTGCTGATCCCGTTATCGTTTCCGCCAAGACCGGTCCTGCCGTCTATGGCCTCCTGGATACTGGGGAGTTCGGTGCCGGAGTAGACCGAGACGAAACACCGTTCCAGGATGAACTCGCCGGCCTGTTTCCTGCTCTTCAGGCGGCGCGACGGGGTCAGGCGGTGGTTTTCGGTCACGCGCCCGCGGACGCCGTCGGGCAGCATGGGGAACAGTTTCGACTTGGTGAGTATGGACATGTACGGCGCTTTCTGCGGGTCACGCGGCGGTCTGTGCGGCCAGTGCCGCCCCGATGATCCCGGCCTGGTTCCTCATCCGGGCGGGCACGACCTCGGTATCCACGGTGAGCCACGACGAGAACTTTTCGTACTTGTTGCTGGCGCCGCCGCCCACGATGATCAGGTCCGGGCGGATCAACTCGTCCAGCCTGCACAGGTACTCGTTCACCCGTCCGCCCCATACCTCCCAGCTCAGGCCCTTCGCCTTCCTAACGCTATCGGCGGCGTATTTCTCCGCGACGCGGCCTTTCATCTCGATATGTCCGAATTCCGTGCTGGGCACGAGCGTGCCGTCGATGAACAGGGAGGTGCCGATGCCGGTTCCCAGGGTCGCGATGACCACCACGCCGTCCCGGCCTCTGCCCGCGCCATACCGCATTTCCGCCATGCCCGCGGCATCCGCGTCGTTCAGGAAAACGACCGCCCTGCCCGTCGCCTTCGCCATGCGTTCTACGGCGTTGACGCCGATCCAGGACGCGTCGATGTTCGCGGCGGTCCGCACCGTACCGTGCTTGATGACCGCGGGAAAGCCGAATCCCACGGGTCCCTGCAGGTCGAAGTGCCGGACGATTTCCGCCGCGGTCTCGATGACTTTCTTTGGCGTGGCCGGCCTGGGGGTGTCGATCCTGAAGCGATCCGTCTCGAGTCTTCCGGTTTCCAGGCAGACCGGCGCGCCTTTGATGCCCGTTCCGCCGATATCGATCCCCAGAAGACTCATGCGGGTTCGCCTTCCGCCGATTCTTCCTCGGCCTGGACGGCATCGCGGTCACGCGGGGAAGTGATCCGCCAGTAATAGCCGTCCGGGTCCAGCATGCGGAAGTCCGTGGCGCCCCAGGGCTGTCCCTTCAGCGGTTCGTGTATGGCCACCCCGGCCTGTTCCATCTTCGCATGGAACTGGCCGATATCCGAGATCTCCAGGACCAGTTCGACCCCCACGCCGCGGGCGAGCGACTCGACAGGCTGTTCCCCCGGGTCCGGATACCAGAGCAGTTCGTCGGTCTTCAGTCCGAGGACCAGTTCGTTCCGTTGGAGCAGGATGTAACCGGGATCGTTCGACAGTTCCTTGAAGCCGAAGGTCTCCGTGTAGAATGCCGCGGACACCTGCAGGTCCTTCACGGCAAGGTTCACCTGGAGTCTCACGGACTGACTCTGGACCTGGACCTGATCGGCCCGGGGGCCGCGGGAAGTGAACTGGACGGTATACGCCACCTGGTCGCCGACCTGCAGCAACGAAAACTGCCCGTCCGTAATGTTGGATCGATGGAAAAACAGGTCCTCGTTCTCAGGCGTGTTGATGAACCCGTAACCCCTGGTGTGGTTCAGCCTGGTGATCGTACCCTGCGGCATGACTGTCCAGTCCCGGTTCCTGGGAACCGCCTTGGAAGAAGACCCGGTTTATCGTAAAGAGGAGGTGGAATCTGGCAAGACCATGCCGGCCATTCCCACCCGAGGCAGGCATGGCAAAGTAGATGAACGCTCGTGCTTTGCCTGCCTGAAACAACATGCCGGCCAACCCCGGGAAAGGAGTCGCCGGCGAAGCTTCATGTTAGGTTTGCGCAACCGGTCAAGTCAAGGGTTTTCTTCTTCCCTCAAGCAGGTACACAACAGGTACATAGAGGTTGACAACCGGCGGGGGTTCGCCTAGACTATCCGGAGTGTCCGGACGAAGAAAAACACCCGTCGCTACAGGGCCTTCCCGCTGACCAGGGCCCATAGCCGGGACCCATAAACGGGACCCTTTATTGCCATGCGCCTTATACATTTCAAATCGATATTGCTGGGTGCGCTGATCTGGTGCGGATGCGACCAGAACCTGCGTCCCTTGCCCGAAGACGGCGGACAGCCGTCCGGCAGGTCCTTCGTGGAGGCGCAGCGTCCGATCGACGGCAGCCGGGTGGCCGGCCGAAGCTTCGAGGAAGGACAGCCCACCGCGGTCCCGGGAGACGGTGCGAGCGTATCGGGAACCATCGACATCACGCCGGAACTCTTCGCGCGGCTCAGGGGCTCGGAGACCATGTACGTCATGGCGAGACGAAGCCAGGACGGTCCGCCCATGGCCGTCAAGCGTTTCAGAAGCCTGCGGTTCCCCATGCCGTACACGCTGACTGGCGCGGACCAGGCCGTCCAGGGCCCGGCCTTTACCGGGGAAGTCACCATCGTCGCGCGCATCGACCTGGACGGGAACGCCGGCGTACCGCAGGCCGGCGACATGGAAGGGGTCAACCCGCGGGTGGTCGTTGGAGACTCCGGGGCGGACGTCGTCATCGACCGGCTGTACTGATCGGCAGCCACATGATGAATACCGAACTGCTCACAGCGCCTGAATCCTTGCGGCGGCTCGTCCTCGACCTGCGCCAGATGGAGACCTTCATCGAGGACCCACTCGTCGTCAGGAAGGCGGACGGGGTCTGGTACGAGGACGTAAACGGACGGCGGATCCTGGACGGCCTGTCGGGCATCTTCACCGTGAACGCCGGCCACGGAAACCGGAGGATCATCGAGGCGATCAAGGCGCAGCTGGACACCATGGCCTTCGCGCCTCCGCTCCACGCCACCAGCCCGCCGGCCATCGAGCTGGTCCAGCGGCTGGCGGAAGTCACGCCGGAAGATCTGAACACCATCAAGCTCCTGTCCGGCGGTTCGGAAGCCACCGAGGCGGCCATGAAGCTGGCGCGGCAATACCACCGGCAGACCGGCAACCCGGGCAAGTTCAAGGTGATCTCCCGGTTTCACGGGTACCACGGCGCGACCATGGGGGCCCTGTCGGCCACGGGCACGCGCCGGCGCAAGACCATGTTCGAACCCACGCTGCACGGTTTCCTGCACGTCCACCCGCCGACCTGCTACCGGTGTCCCTATGAAAAGACCTTCCCGGACTGCGAGGTCTTCTGCGCCCGGACGGTGGAGGACCTCATCGAGCTGGAAGGCGCCGAGACCATCGCCGCGCTCATCCTGGAACCCGTGGGAAACACCGGCGGGATCATCATGCCGCCGCCGGGGTATCTCCCCGAGCTGCGGGATATCTGCGACCGGCACGGAATCCTCCTGATCTACGACGAAATCATCACCGGCTTCGGCCGCACCGGCAGCATGTTCGCGGCCCAGACCTTCGAGGCGGCGCCCGACATTCTCTGCATGGGCAAGGGCATGTCCAGCGGATACGTGCCCCTGGCGGGGATCGCCTTCCGGGATTCCATCGCCTCCGCCTTTCTCGGCAGGGAGGAGGACGAGGTCGAGTTTTCCCACGGCCATACCTACGGCGGCAACCCGCTGGCCGCGGCGGCCGGACTGGCCAACCTGGCGGAGATCCGGGAAAGGGACCTTTGCGCCCGGGCAAGCGAGACGGGCGCCTATGTCCGGCGGCGGCTGGAGGAACTGCGGGAATTCGGCATCGTAGGCGATATCCGGGGATGCGGCCTGCTGGCCGGCGTTGAATTCGTGGAAGATCCCGAAACCCGCACGCCCTTCGATCCAGCGGTGAAGTTCGGCGTGCAGGCTGGCCGGACCGCGCTCGAAAAAGGGCTGCTCACGCGCTTCGATCCCAACTGGATCGCACTGGCGCCGCCGCTCGTTATCACCCGGGAAGAGACGGACCTCATGCTGGACGTATTGTCGGACAGCATCCGGGAAACAGTAAAGGAGTTGAAGACGTCATGAAACCAGATTCCAACCTGTCGCGCCGTGGATTCATCGGGGGAACGCTGCTGGGAGGACTGGCTGCCCTGTCCGCCGATCCGATGGTGATGGCGCAGGCCCTGGTGTCGGGCAAGAAACCGGAGGATATCCAGGGTCATGGTATCGCGCCGGGCTACGTGAACCTGTCGTCCAACGAGAACCCCCTGGGACCGTCTCCGCGGGCGGTCGAGGCGGTCGCCGCGCGCATATTCGACGTGAACCGTTACCACTGGAGTTTCATGCCGGACCCGGTGGAGACCCTGACCAACGCGCTCGAAAGAAAACACGGCCTGCCAGTCACCGAGACGACATGGGACAACTGGGACGAGGTTACGGAAAACCGCCGGGTGGTCCTCAGCGCGGGTTCCAGCATGATCCTTCACTCGGTGGGCCTGGCGACGGCCCGGAACAAGGCCGAACTGGTCCAGGCCCAGCCCGCCTACTACGACACCGCGGCCGTCTGGGGACGGCTCAGGGAGGAAGAAGGCGTCGACGTCAAGGTCAACTACGTCCGCCTGACCCGGGACCTGCGGCACAATCTGAACGCCATGTACGAGAAGATCAACGACAAGACGACGGTCGTGGTCGTGACGAATCCGAACAATCCAACCAGCACGGTGGTGGACCATGACGCGTTGGTGGATTTCGTCCGGTCCGTGCCTGCTCATGTCACAGTGTTCATCGACGAAGCGTATATCGATTACACGGCCGATCCCGGTTACCGCGATGCGGTGTACCTGGCTCGGGAACAGGACAACGTGATCGTCTCCCGGACGTTCTCCAAGATCTACGGCATGGCGGGCATGCGTGTAGGATATGCCGTGCTTTCGCCCCGGCTGAGACGCAAACTGTCGCTTTACAACCTGGGCGGGCCGCCGAGCAACCTGGGCGCGTACGCCGCCATCGCCGCACTGGACGACCACGCCCACTACGAGCGTAGCCGGCATACGGTGGAGGAAGGCAAG
Proteins encoded in this window:
- a CDS encoding MFS transporter, with translation MFVRLGSRWKAARLLSIPDFRNLWISSSIWWQTRWMDELIVGWVVLEMTDSAGMVALVSFCRMAPFMLFGPFFSTVVRYVSYRRLIVNAQFINCIVIGLFWVLALLGHLAFWHVVIGSVLIGLGSAYDWSCRRALIPDLVGKDRTTDAMVLETVPQNISRLIGPLMSGVLLEFAGTKGGFLALFLLQVVQIVVIVRLSAATDRKGRKKGRLGPMKDLLLGYRYSRRHPRISGVLIITFIMNAFAFSYQVLLPVFVRDVLFLGPLELGILGAGTGIGSILGIALIDRLGQHYRDGMVFTISSLVNALATLVFALSTSFPLSLIMLILVGVGQTGFGIMQSSIVLRTSSDAMRPRVMGLLVLAIGGGPPGRLLVGGLAAVAGAPLALTVCGGIASLGVVSVLWRVGGLRKD
- a CDS encoding L-rhamnose mutarotase — encoded protein: MQRVGFILKVKEDMIEGYKKHHREVWPEMLEALQDAGWRNYSLFMREDGLLFGYCETPDFEKALARMAETDVNARWQEFMAPYFENLGGKHADENMVPLEQVFYLE
- a CDS encoding sugar phosphate isomerase/epimerase, whose product is MIKLGCMSLSYGHAISEGRMDLFEFIDHVREMGLDGIDIHTRALESEDDAYLRDVRMRCLQRGLAISYLGISNNFGKPPGEIAAEIQMVKHWIDVAARLNVPLVRIFAAWDREDTPARVTWSRMIYGISEVVDHGAARGVAVGLHNHNHGCVTRTGDDVVRILNQVDRPTFTHILDTGQYAGSPGASGSRGNPDPAYDFYGSMEKSAPYAAHVRAKFYRIQSGEEEWLDYPRILGILKQVGFNGWMSVVYEGQDVEAEEIAVPKAVAYLRRLLAENGM
- a CDS encoding site-specific DNA-methyltransferase: MRLYHDDDQVQLWLGDARRMDPIPDGCAGLVLTCPPWWESGDYGHPDQIGFGQTYPDFLASLSEVWAQCHRCLMPGRAMIVWIADLLWRNEPVALAADTHRGLQEAGFQYEATWYWFEPGKAVREEPADARVPLGCRPKVHAETILAYRKPGESEAPAPGVVEESGVPASAWRAGRQAVWTPDDNLEHPYRRLVRLWSYAGETVLDPFAGQGTIALAARALGRRSISVELNPDSCLHITSLLSKPHMPFSARRRRR
- a CDS encoding ROK family protein produces the protein MSLLGIDIGGTGIKGAPVCLETGRLETDRFRIDTPRPATPKKVIETAAEIVRHFDLQGPVGFGFPAVIKHGTVRTAANIDASWIGVNAVERMAKATGRAVVFLNDADAAGMAEMRYGAGRGRDGVVVIATLGTGIGTSLFIDGTLVPSTEFGHIEMKGRVAEKYAADSVRKAKGLSWEVWGGRVNEYLCRLDELIRPDLIIVGGGASNKYEKFSSWLTVDTEVVPARMRNQAGIIGAALAAQTAA
- a CDS encoding aspartate aminotransferase family protein yields the protein MRPEPASLARRRRTAVRQVLRGGAASDRRQPGGRPKLRGRTAHRGPGRRCERIGNHRHHAGTLRAAQGLGDHVRHGETKPGRSAHGRQAFQKPAVPHAVHADWRGPGRPGPGLYRGSHHRRAHRPGRERRRTAGRRHGRGQPAGGRWRLRGGRRHRPAVLIGSHMMNTELLTAPESLRRLVLDLRQMETFIEDPLVVRKADGVWYEDVNGRRILDGLSGIFTVNAGHGNRRIIEAIKAQLDTMAFAPPLHATSPPAIELVQRLAEVTPEDLNTIKLLSGGSEATEAAMKLARQYHRQTGNPGKFKVISRFHGYHGATMGALSATGTRRRKTMFEPTLHGFLHVHPPTCYRCPYEKTFPDCEVFCARTVEDLIELEGAETIAALILEPVGNTGGIIMPPPGYLPELRDICDRHGILLIYDEIITGFGRTGSMFAAQTFEAAPDILCMGKGMSSGYVPLAGIAFRDSIASAFLGREEDEVEFSHGHTYGGNPLAAAAGLANLAEIRERDLCARASETGAYVRRRLEELREFGIVGDIRGCGLLAGVEFVEDPETRTPFDPAVKFGVQAGRTALEKGLLTRFDPNWIALAPPLVITREETDLMLDVLSDSIRETVKELKTS
- a CDS encoding aminotransferase class I/II-fold pyridoxal phosphate-dependent enzyme, with translation MKPDSNLSRRGFIGGTLLGGLAALSADPMVMAQALVSGKKPEDIQGHGIAPGYVNLSSNENPLGPSPRAVEAVAARIFDVNRYHWSFMPDPVETLTNALERKHGLPVTETTWDNWDEVTENRRVVLSAGSSMILHSVGLATARNKAELVQAQPAYYDTAAVWGRLREEEGVDVKVNYVRLTRDLRHNLNAMYEKINDKTTVVVVTNPNNPTSTVVDHDALVDFVRSVPAHVTVFIDEAYIDYTADPGYRDAVYLAREQDNVIVSRTFSKIYGMAGMRVGYAVLSPRLRRKLSLYNLGGPPSNLGAYAAIAALDDHAHYERSRHTVEEGKAYLGKAFERLDIPYTPSDSCFVLFRLGDKAERVFDALQERNVWIGDGMWWGLKGHLRVTVGTPDENEAFINTLEAVL